ctatcaatgcaatatttactatgaaaatatgtaaataaggtaatcgatataaagaaggaaacaaattagaatattaagattttcctgcctttttttgaaatatatataataggttatataaatacgttaaatattttagtttccaatttaaatcacgaCACATAAGCATGATATGTCATCATtatgacacggcttaaaggtcgcatgttgcgacctttatcattttcgatccTTCTTTTGTATGAGCGCAATAAAACAACATTCTTAGAAAGTATGAAAACACATGAAACTTAATTTAGAGATAACACCATACATTTTTGCACTAGAAATGCATATACATGGCTACTATATAGGCATTAGATATTCCTAATTTCCTACACCCCTAATTTACTCTTTCTTTAAGAGATTTATAGGAAGTACATACAAAGACTAGTACAAACATACAAAGTATGGAGTAGTATACGTACGTACAAGGTGTACATATACGAAATACATACATGATTACATATTTACATGAGAGTACAAGCATGGACATTATCGTCATTGAACATGTTGCTAACTTTATCATCCCCACGGGAAGAAATGGGGAGAGACCCGTGCTTATCACCAACATTATAACCATGACGATAATAATTGTAGGTCTCCTTATAATCGTGAGCCATATCCTTAAAATAGTTATTGGCCGAAGTAAAGTATAAAGGAGGGTTTGGGTAGGGCCAAAACTCCGCCCTCTTTCCCGCCCTTCTTACGGCTTTCAACACCTTATTCCGATCCACGTACCCTACTACCGTCACCTTTTCCATCGAAAGCTCTACTTCTATCGAATCCACTcctgcaaatcaacaaaattacattggttaatttatcatttatatgGTAACCTTGAGTTTTAATTATGTGGGTGATTTAATTTTATTCTTTTATACATGTATAAAAGCGTATAAATAATGCCTACTATTTGCTCCCTAATGGTTTATATGACCCCACTAGCCGAAATGTAGATTGACATTAGTGATTTGATTAAGAAGTAAGTGGATATGATCATCATTCTTCAATCCACTTATATAATTAGGAGCTTTTAGTCATGACCTACTCTAGCCATTTAGCTTAAACCCTTACACTAACACTAGTATCTAGGCATATAGTACTCAAGCATTAAAATTATCCACACACAAAGAAATCATGATTTTTGACTTTGTCAATgctttaatttctttttatccATGCAACTTTTGGaaatttcatgttttttttaatactctAATGGAGAATTTTAATTGAAAAGAATTAAAGGAATAAACAATTTGGATCATCACAACCAATAGCCCTTTATTTTGAATTCTCTATTCTATGAGGAAGTCTTTTTGTTCATTTAAAATTAAAGGAATCTTTATAATGAACTATAATTTTTGCCCAAACACCAACATACTCTATTAACTCtaacaaatatttttttgaaaaaaaaggtAAATACGAACTACGGAGTATACAAGATCACCAATAAATCTAAAAGTAACGGTACGCTAcaggaatttgtatctttaatgacactcccgtcgcaaaagccttttgcgacagggctaataacaaccaaacaaggacaactgtcgcaaatgtcttttacacaagttaacgacgagattttccattaacaacGACCCtattttatgacgggttcaagACAGAAAATTCCGTAATTATATAATCAATGATTATAGGCCttaaatggtacaatttcttataGTGGTAGCCGAATAAAACAAGAGTTTATATCTCGTGGTCATCCAACTAAATAACTAACTATATGCACGATATGATAGAAATGTTATTGGAATATATAAGATACGTATTGTCGTTTTAGTAGAAACTTAGTGATAGTGATAAATTGAAGAAGACAAGGAATATTGTTAGCTCCTAGTATAACTGAAATACatgaactttttaaaaaatcttaaaaataaatcaaaagttTTCCCCCTAAGAATACTTCGTATGTTTTTGAGAGGACAGTTGTCGATCTTGTCGTCAATCGGACATGAAGaagattctaattaatactAAAAGTGTAATTATAACATATATATAGTCCACTAATTTGTACTTATATAGGAGTATATGTGATTGTTTGTGGGATATATAATGTTATCTCAAACTTTCGGTAGATGATAATCATGACCCAATAATTAGGTTTTGTTTGTTCTTATGGATGTATTTTATACGTATGTCTGAGGAAAACCTATACACTGCTTTTTGGTACATACTCCGTAGATTAAGTTCATGGCGTATATATGAG
This Spinacia oleracea cultivar Varoflay chromosome 6, BTI_SOV_V1, whole genome shotgun sequence DNA region includes the following protein-coding sequences:
- the LOC110795968 gene encoding heavy metal-associated isoprenylated plant protein 30, whose protein sequence is MGRTYKRAISLILSTVSCCFFGYKHTHSNNHNHTHNNSHRVRVSSNFRYFSYNMPKSSRPLSLQTVELKVRMCCTGCERVVKDAILKLRGVDSIEVELSMEKVTVVGYVDRNKVLKAVRRAGKRAEFWPYPNPPLYFTSANNYFKDMAHDYKETYNYYRHGYNVGDKHGSLPISSRGDDKVSNMFNDDNVHACTLM